One Helicobacter pylori NQ4053 genomic region harbors:
- the lolA gene encoding LolA-like outer membrane lipoprotein chaperone has translation MKAFLKILMVLIFIGVACAKNPPTLSKEEEVLQHLQSFSAHFKQVLKNEKPLVYYGVLKAKAPNWALWVYEKPLKKEIYMNDKEVVIYEPNLFQATITPLKDKTDFFTILKRLKKQTDGSFQTTINKTTYRLVFKDGKPFSLEFKDEMNNLVTITFSQAEINPTIANEIFVFKPKDENIDIVRQ, from the coding sequence ATGAAAGCTTTTTTAAAGATTTTAATGGTTTTGATTTTTATAGGCGTTGCTTGTGCTAAAAATCCTCCAACGCTTTCTAAAGAAGAAGAGGTTTTGCAGCATTTGCAAAGTTTTAGCGCGCATTTCAAGCAGGTTTTAAAAAATGAAAAGCCTTTAGTTTATTATGGGGTTTTAAAGGCTAAAGCCCCTAATTGGGCTTTATGGGTTTATGAAAAGCCTTTAAAAAAAGAAATTTACATGAACGATAAAGAAGTGGTAATTTATGAGCCTAATTTATTCCAAGCGACCATCACGCCCTTAAAAGACAAGACGGATTTTTTCACCATTCTCAAGCGCTTAAAAAAGCAGACTGACGGATCGTTTCAAACGACTATCAACAAAACCACTTATCGTTTGGTTTTTAAAGACGGCAAGCCTTTTTCATTGGAATTTAAAGATGAAATGAATAATCTGGTTACAATCACTTTTTCTCAAGCAGAAATCAACCCCACCATTGCTAATGAAATCTTTGTTTTTAAGCCTAAAGATGAAAATATTGATATTGTGCGCCAATGA
- the hofE gene encoding outer membrane beta-barrel protein HofE: MLKFQKLPLLFVSILYNQSPLLAFDYKFSGVAESFSKVGFNHSKLNSKEGIFPTATFVTATIKLQVDSNLLPKNIEKHSLKIGVGGILGALAYDSTKTLIDQATHQVYGSELFYFIGRWWGYLGDAPWKDSRIESDAHTRNYVLYNSYLFYSYGDKFHLKLGRYLSNMDFMSGYTEGFELDYKINSKIALKWFSSFGRALAAGQWIRDWYAPIVTEDGRKDVNDGIHAVQLYFSSKHVQATPFFYFSPKTYEAPGIKIHIDSNPKFRGLGLRSQTLINAIFPVYAKDLYDVYWRNSKIGEWGASLLIHQRFDYNEFNFGFGYYQNFGNANARIGWYGNPIPFDIRSNSIYGLVFSNAVTADSVSGYVFGGGVYRGFLWGILGRYTYATRASERSINLHLGYKWGSFASVDVNLQYYAVSIHNGYKVNDLTSPFDKAFKANTQDRSNLLVSLKFFF, translated from the coding sequence GTGTTAAAATTTCAAAAATTACCCTTATTGTTTGTTTCCATTCTTTACAATCAAAGCCCTTTGTTGGCTTTTGATTATAAGTTTAGTGGGGTAGCGGAATCCTTTTCTAAAGTGGGGTTTAACCATTCCAAACTCAATTCCAAAGAAGGGATTTTCCCTACAGCCACTTTTGTAACCGCCACGATCAAGCTTCAAGTGGATTCCAATCTGCTCCCTAAAAACATTGAAAAACACAGCTTAAAAATAGGCGTTGGCGGGATTTTAGGAGCGCTCGCTTACGATTCTACCAAAACGCTCATAGACCAAGCCACGCATCAAGTCTATGGTTCAGAACTTTTTTACTTCATAGGGCGTTGGTGGGGGTATTTAGGCGATGCTCCTTGGAAAGACTCCCGCATAGAATCTGACGCTCACACCCGTAATTATGTGCTGTATAATTCCTATTTGTTCTATTCTTATGGCGATAAATTCCACCTAAAACTAGGGCGTTACCTTTCTAACATGGATTTTATGAGCGGTTATACAGAGGGTTTTGAACTGGATTATAAAATCAACTCTAAAATAGCGTTAAAATGGTTCAGCTCTTTTGGGAGGGCTTTAGCTGCGGGGCAATGGATACGAGATTGGTATGCCCCTATTGTTACTGAAGACGGCAGAAAAGATGTTAATGATGGCATCCATGCGGTGCAACTCTATTTTTCTAGCAAACATGTTCAAGCCACGCCCTTTTTTTATTTTTCACCTAAAACTTACGAAGCGCCCGGGATTAAAATCCATATTGATAGCAACCCGAAATTTAGAGGTTTAGGATTACGATCTCAAACCCTTATCAATGCGATTTTCCCCGTTTATGCTAAAGATTTATACGATGTGTATTGGCGTAACTCTAAGATTGGCGAGTGGGGTGCATCGCTTTTGATCCACCAACGCTTTGACTACAACGAGTTTAACTTTGGCTTTGGTTATTACCAAAATTTTGGCAACGCTAACGCAAGGATTGGCTGGTATGGTAACCCGATCCCTTTTGATATAAGAAGTAACAGCATTTATGGTTTGGTTTTTAGTAACGCTGTTACCGCAGACTCTGTTAGCGGATATGTCTTTGGTGGGGGGGTGTATAGAGGGTTTTTATGGGGGATTTTAGGCAGATACACTTACGCCACTAGAGCGAGCGAAAGATCCATTAACTTGCACTTGGGCTATAAATGGGGTTCTTTTGCTAGCGTTGATGTGAATTTACAATACTATGCGGTGAGCATACACAACGGCTATAAGGTTAATGATCTCACTAGCCCTTTTGATAAAGCCTTTAAGGCGAACACACAAGACAGGAGCAATCTCTTGGTGAGTTTGAAATTCTTTTTTTAA
- a CDS encoding DDE transposase: MPYALRKRFFKRLALIVSTFCTISLSAKSYLFSPLPPAHQQIIKTEPCSLECLKDLMLQNQIFSFVSQYDNNNQDESLKTYYKDILNKLNPVSIASQTPAKESYEPKIELAILLPKKVVGRYAISVMNTLLAYLNTRNNDFNIQVFDSDEESPEKLEQTYKEIEKEKFPFVIALLTKEGVENLLQNTTISTPTYVPTVNKAQLANHTERSLSERLYFGGIDYKEQLGMLTAFINPNSPVIEYDDDGLIGERLRQITESLNIEVKHQENISYKQATSFSKNFRKNDAFFKNSTLILNTPTTKSGLILSQIGLLEYKPFKILSTQINFNPSLLLLTQPKDRKDLFIVNALQNSDETLIEYASLLESDLRHDWVNYSSAIGLEVFLNTLDPHFKKSFQESLEDNQVRYHNQIYQALGYSFEPIKNESGTKKE; the protein is encoded by the coding sequence ATGCCATACGCCTTAAGAAAAAGATTTTTCAAACGCCTTGCGCTGATTGTTTCCACTTTTTGCACGATAAGTTTGAGCGCTAAAAGCTATCTGTTTTCCCCTTTGCCCCCAGCACACCAGCAAATCATTAAGACAGAGCCTTGCTCTTTGGAATGCTTGAAAGACTTGATGTTGCAAAATCAAATCTTTTCTTTTGTATCTCAATACGATAACAACAACCAAGATGAGAGCCTTAAAACTTATTATAAAGACATACTCAATAAACTCAACCCCGTATCCATCGCCTCTCAAACTCCAGCTAAAGAAAGCTATGAGCCTAAGATTGAATTAGCGATTTTATTGCCTAAAAAGGTCGTGGGGCGTTATGCCATTTCGGTGATGAACACCCTTTTAGCGTATTTGAACACCAGAAACAACGATTTCAATATCCAAGTCTTTGACAGCGATGAAGAAAGCCCTGAAAAATTAGAGCAAACCTATAAAGAAATTGAAAAAGAAAAATTCCCTTTTGTGATAGCCTTATTGACTAAAGAGGGCGTGGAAAATTTGCTCCAAAACACAACGATTAGCACCCCTACTTATGTGCCTACGGTGAATAAAGCGCAATTAGCAAATCATACCGAGCGTTCTTTAAGCGAGCGCTTGTATTTTGGGGGGATTGATTATAAAGAGCAATTAGGCATGCTCACGGCTTTCATTAACCCTAATTCGCCCGTGATTGAATACGATGACGATGGCTTAATAGGCGAACGCTTGAGGCAAATCACGGAGTCTTTAAATATTGAAGTCAAACACCAAGAAAATATTTCTTACAAACAAGCGACCAGTTTTTCTAAAAATTTTAGAAAGAATGATGCGTTTTTTAAAAATTCTACTTTGATTTTGAACACCCCTACCACTAAAAGCGGCCTTATTCTTTCTCAAATAGGACTTTTAGAGTATAAGCCCTTTAAAATCCTTTCCACACAAATCAATTTCAACCCCTCTTTACTCTTGCTCACCCAGCCTAAAGACAGAAAAGATTTATTCATTGTCAATGCCTTGCAAAATAGCGATGAAACGCTTATAGAATACGCCTCCTTATTGGAGAGCGATTTAAGGCATGATTGGGTGAATTATTCTAGCGCGATAGGGCTAGAGGTGTTTTTAAACACGCTGGATCCGCATTTTAAAAAGTCTTTTCAAGAAAGTTTAGAAGACAATCAGGTCCGTTACCACAATCAAATTTATCAGGCTTTAGGGTATTCTTTTGAGCCGATAAAAAATGAAAGCGGAACAAAAAAAGAATAA